From one Conyzicola nivalis genomic stretch:
- a CDS encoding vitamin K epoxide reductase family protein, producing the protein MPETPAAKRPVALAIFLIVAGVVGWYAAFALTVEKFTTLTDPTEALGCDFSVLVQCRANLESWQGSLFGFPNPIIGLAAWIAPIVIGVALLSRASFARWFWVAFNLGVVGALAFVIWLINQSVFVLGTLCPWCMATWAATIPLFWTVTLYNLKEGNLPVPAGARRVADALYGWVPAITLASYLVVAVVAQLRLDVLGSL; encoded by the coding sequence CTCGCGATTTTCCTCATCGTGGCGGGTGTGGTCGGCTGGTACGCGGCCTTCGCGCTGACCGTGGAGAAGTTCACGACGTTGACCGATCCGACCGAGGCGCTCGGCTGCGATTTCAGCGTGCTCGTGCAGTGCCGGGCCAACCTCGAGTCGTGGCAGGGGTCGCTGTTCGGCTTCCCGAACCCGATCATCGGGCTCGCGGCCTGGATCGCGCCGATCGTGATCGGCGTGGCCCTGCTGTCGCGCGCCTCGTTCGCCCGCTGGTTCTGGGTCGCGTTCAACCTCGGGGTCGTCGGGGCGCTGGCCTTCGTCATCTGGCTGATCAACCAGAGCGTGTTCGTGCTCGGCACGCTCTGCCCGTGGTGCATGGCGACCTGGGCGGCCACGATCCCGCTGTTCTGGACGGTGACGCTGTACAACCTGAAGGAGGGCAACCTCCCGGTGCCGGCCGGGGCCCGTCGGGTCGCCGACGCCCTGTACGGCTGGGTGCCGGCCATCACCCTCGCGAGCTACCTCGTGGTCGCCGTCGTCGCGCAGCTGCGCCTCGACGTTCTCGGCAGCTTGTAG